A stretch of DNA from Vanacampus margaritifer isolate UIUO_Vmar chromosome 1, RoL_Vmar_1.0, whole genome shotgun sequence:
CATTAAGTGATGTATTAAACTATAATTCTCAAAAACTGTttgatatatatactgtatatatagtatataaatatataacatGATCCATGATGATCGTACTTGCACTTGTGTGAACAGTAGgctatgtaaatgtaaataaactcgACTCTGTGTTGTTTgattgtgtgtgagagagagagagagagagagagagagagagagagatcacaTTTTAACTATATAGTAATTCTAGTTACATTTTCACTATATAGTAATTCTAGTTAATTTTATATAAACGTAAGATGCAGTTTCATTTGGGGTGGCGctgctcagtggtagagtggtctcccaacccagacaatgtgggttcgatcccatgctattgtgaccacgtcaaactggccttgagcaagatactgaactcccagttgctcctgatgctgtgtcatgagtagttgaatgtaaagtgctttgagggccttgtaaggtggaaaagtgctaaaagtaccatttaccattcagttagtgttcatttttttaaagcattttcatttttattttattccattatcaaaaatgttttttccattttagttaTAACCAATTCACATGTTTTCATTCACTATAAAAACCTTGCTTggataaaatgtttgtttgtttgttcgtttgttttaactcgtttgctccccaaaacgtataaatatgttcgattttgaatgtttgaaatgtcccaaagacatatttatacgttttttaagaAATAAACCCGAGccatgttggggaaaaaaatctcatttactcacatttctaaatagatttgggaataatgatgaaacttatataGTATATAGCTATAGTATTCTAATgtgaattgctgcaaaacggaaacatatagaaatgtaaaattttccctgatgaaagaagagactttaatctttcttttggtaggttccatgtttttattgcaatagatcattattttctgtgggccttgcaaaagcagtcaaaatccagtaaaacagggattgcttcagtgaaaatggctgggagtgaatgaatgaattgtatGGTCTTCTTGTTTGTGTTTAGCAAATGTACCCACTTTGCCCTGTACTAAAAGAGTATTTACTTCAAaagagaaataattaaaataaaataaaatacaaataaaaaaaagccaataGTAAATATTTGGAATGATGTTTGCGAAGGGCTGAAGACTGAACCCACAACTCCTCACTGGACTCATAAACCACagtctatttttgttttttgaaatgcATCTTTACACATTTCCAGAAGTGCCGTGTGGGCATAAGTCTTAACCCGTTTACGAAGAGATGAGAGAGGAAGTTGAGAAACTAGAGAAATAAAATTACAGAAACAGGAGGTTCAAGCAAATGGAGATGGAAGACAAGAGTCAGATTGGTGGTCGCCCCGCAGGCTGTAGAAAGCTGCCAGAGGCGATGTAATTCTCACCCGCCCATTTGCTATCATCCCTGAACCTTGCTTTGACAAACTTGAAGCTGCTCTCTATCACTGAGCCACAGGCTACCTCCCTCCTGCctgttttcctctttctttccaACCCGGTGGCcctttcattttaaattgacaCCGTAGTTTTGGTAGGCTCTCAGGGAAAAACTTTTGTTGCCAGGCATTGCATGCCAAGCCTGCGGGCCAACAGTTATCCCCGGGCAGCCGTTTTAATTGTTTTGGGCAAGTTTGCTATTTTATCAGTTGTGAATGATTGTGGGTGAGCATGAAACCAGACAACCTGATGTTGTCATCTGTTTGTCACCGGACCATTTGAAGCAAGTTACTTATACACACGCTATATTACTTCATTGCATTCAtagtaaaatcttttttttatcaagccaCTGTTAAGCCTACAGCAGCTCTATATTCAAACAAATAAACTGCAATCATTCTTTTGCTTTGACTATTTCCCAGAACAAATTGAAATGTAGATGTGATTCCTAACCTTGTGATTTACTCTAGCCTGCCATTCAGCCATAAAGTAGAAATATTTGTTTGACAAATTCATACAAAATTGCCAATTGTAAAAGTGGCATCTGCTTATTTCCTGCTTCTATTCGTTCACTGCAGGGTTTCTGAGCACTGGAGACCAGGCGGCCAAGGGCAACTACGGCCTGCTTGATCAAATTCAAGCTCTCAGGTGGATCAAGGAAAACATCCAGGCCTTCAAAGGAGATCCAAAACGAGTGACCATTTTCGGCTCCGGTGCCGGGGCCTCATGTGTCAGCCTGCTGACCCTCTCACATTACTCAGAAGGTACATCTTTCCACTCACGTACACTTTGACAAGATTTGCCGACATGTGAACATATTTCATCATTTTGTCGTGTCTGGGCTTATTTTAGGATGTTTTGTAGTGTCTCCTTTAGAAGTTCAAATGAAGTCATCACGATACATTAAAGCTGCAAGCTGCCATGAAAaggtcttctctcttttttcacTCTTGTTGaaggaaatgaaatgaaaagatcAGACCACCTGGAGGGAAGCTATGACAGGATCATATTTCAAAGGGTCTTCTAAGGTCACCTTTCAAACTGATCTTTTTGGTGCCAATTTGGTGGGATGAGATTTTGATTAAATCCGGAGTTACTGAAAGTTACAGTAATCTATTTACTGTTATTCAGTCTGTTACAAGTCCGTGAAATCAGTAAATTTAATCCAGATGACAAGGAAGTTTTAGGTGGGATTAATTAAAGGATGCTAAACCCTACAATATGCCGAAAACTGTCACTGTGTAATATGGATTTTGAGTACAAGAAGATAGTGCAGTTTAGCGGCTAACATTGcatattatgtaacataaaaTGGTGTCTATTTAATCTAAGAGTAAGTATTTACAAGGCTGTATATGGCTCCTATTCCTTAAATGCCTCCTCAAATACATCCTTCCTTTTAAATGATTCCCGTTTTGTGTTTAACCGATTCTAAATGACTGTTTTTGATAAGTCCTCATACTCTAAAGGAAACCAAATATGTCCGATACCCGACTTCCTAATTAACAGTGGCAGCAGCTAAAGCTTGGATGTTGCTTAACAAGCCTTGGGGGCGGGTGGAaatgggagggggcgggggggaatGGGGGGATGCTGTCTAATGTGAGGCCAAAACCTCCTTTTGAAGTGAGCCTCGTTGAGTCATCATTTTAACTTATCTGCCTGGGTATAAATAGTacagcaaaaagcaaaaactgAAGCAGCAATAGTGAGACTTGGTCCATTATTTTAGGTTTAAAAATTGGCTTAATGTGGATATTGTTAAGGTGTTACATGGAACTGTTATGGTGAGTATTTTGTCATATGATTATGCCATTAAATTCAGGAGATACAGTGGATTATGGTGCGATGTCTATTGCAGAGATTTTATGTGTGCTCAGGTCAGTTATTTGGATCACATTCAGCATTTACATGTGTgttttccatccatccgtccattttgtGAACACATGATCTGTTTTAAGATGTCATTGTCAGACAACAGCtttcattttaagtttttctCATCGATTCAATTTCATGCCTCGTCGGATACCGTGTCATCTACAACCATGCATTTCCAGTTACATTTGAAACTCTTCATTTCATCGCAATTATACAACTGTATTTTTTCTTAACCAATTATGCCAATCTGCTACACCAATTATTTAAAGCAACGAGTAAACATTTATGTGCTGCTCATATCAagccacttcctgtttaataGAGCAATTGTTAACTGTGATATTTGTTGAGCCAAGAgaattgatgattttttttataagatgTCTTGATGTATAAGTTAGATCTATTTGTTTAAAAGAGGCAAACTGTTCTTTGAATTGGGGTAATTCATCATCCTATTGAGAAAACAGCCCGTGTGAAATCTTATTCACCGCACAACACGACCCTTGAAGATCGGCTGTGGAAAAGGCCACCGCTGACACCCATTTCAAGGTTAGGGCCCTTAATCAACTTGTCAGCTGCATCACGTCGAATAGCCTATAATGTACCTTCAAACGACTTGGTGGTCACTTtatatattcttcttttttggttttattttttgattgtgAACACTGTTAGCCTAAGCCCAGTGGTGAAttactaatattaataatattcattaatccccaaaaatgtttgcagtgtgtttttaataagtAAAACATCACTGTATAGAATTGTCTCGTGCTATTTGTTAGCCAGCCAGTGAGTGGTGtttacattgtttgttagcTTCGAGTTATGGTTAAAACGTACGGTTAAATATATCATGTGTAATCATTGTTGTTTTACTTTGCatatttagtttgacagcaAATGGTGGTGGATTTAAACAGCTTGAGGtctcttttttgaagaattgttatGTGTCTGCCAAGCTGCTGCTTGTTGCGCAGTGGGTTGAGTTCACAGTCTCAAGGGTTCACAGGGCTAAAATAGCAAGTTTTCTGCTCACATGTCAAAGCAAAGAATTGGCCAAGacaggtcactcgtatctcaaggcagccACTGTGGCTCAATGTGTTTGTACTAAcccaaaatcagccaaaatctcAAACCACGATTGCTTTCGTATAACCCCGGACTGTACATGGGAACCCAGAAAGCCGAACAAAGCAAGCAATCCAAATCCAACTCCAAACATATTTCCGAAGAGGAAAGTGGCAAACTCTCTTCAGTCTTTTAAACATATATTGTACTTTGATGTGCACATCTCAAGAAGTGACCTGCACTAATTCTTGACGCCATTTTCAGATATGTTCCAGAAAGCTATCATACAGAGCGGCACGGCACTTTCAAGCTGGGCAGTCAACTACCAGCCCGCCAAGTACACGCGAGTCCTTGCCGAGAAGGTTGGCTGCAACATGCTCGACACCATCGACCTGGTGGAGTGCCTGCAGAACAAGAACTACAAGGAGCTGATTGAGCAGTACGTGACGCCGGCAAAATACCACATCGCTTTCGGTCCAGTGATTGACGGCGACGTTATACCCGACGATCCCCAAATCCTCATGGAACAAGGCGAGTTCCTCAACTATGACATCATGCTGGGCGTCAATCAAGGCGAGGGATTCAAGTTCGTGGACGGGATTGTGGACAGTGAGGATGGTGTCTCCGctaatgattttgactttgCTGTGTCTGACTTTGTGGACCATCTGTACGGCTACCCCGAGGGCAAGGACACTCTACGCGAGACAATCAAGTTCATGTACACCGACTGGGCAGACAAGGAGAATCCAGAGAATCGGCGCAAGACCTTAGTGGCGCTGTTCACGGACCACCAGTGGGTGGCGCCAGCAGTGGCGACAGCTGATCTCCATGCCCAGTATGGCTCCCCCACCTACTTCTACGCTTTCTACCACCACTGTCAGAGCGACATGAAGCCCAGCTGGGCCGACTCGGCTCACGGCGATGAAGTACCTTATGTATTTGGGATCCCAATGATTGGCCCGACGGATCTCTTTAACTGCAATTTCTCCAAGAATGACGTGATGCTGAGCGCTGTCGTCATGACCTACTGGACTAACTTTGCCAAAACAgggtaaatattattttatatatatatatatatatatacacacacacagatgattTTGTAAGAGATGAATTGACATTGACATTAATTGGAATTTGATCCACCAGCatcacacaacaacattccataAAATAACGACTATATGTCTGACTGACACTGACTTACTGCTTTAAAAGACAAGGTTGAGTCCAAATTTCTgatgaaaaatataatacaacATCCAATAAAAATGTCTGTTAATGAAAGTCCTGCCACTGTCATTACAGACTTGATTGAAAGCTTAATGAGACCCTATGTAAGAAAAATTCACAGTTCTGTACACGGGGAAGAAAAGGCCTTTAGGGGTGTGTTAATGTTCTCTAATTCATCTGCCGAGAAGTGGCATATTGTCGGAACATATGTTAGGGCTACGATGACAGGCACGGTGTAGAATCCCACCACATGCTAGCAGCCATGTGTGTATGGTCCCTAATGCAGTCACCATTTGGAGAGCAGACATTGTAATATGGAACACTGCACTCTAATCTAAATCAACAATATGTGGTAGTTGGAtccaacaataaaaacaagcatTTGGGTGATTGCCTGGCTTGTAGTTGCTGGCTTGCAAACTCAGATTATTTACGCTATAATATTGGTGGCGCATTCTGGAAAGTTGATTACAATGGAAGTGCTCGCGCTATACTCGAGTGCTACAATTTAACTGATCCAACTGCATGTTCAGGTTGGTGCTGTTCCACTTAACCTCCATAGATGACGGTCATTGTGTCGCTGGAGTCAGAATGAAGATGCTAGTGCTGTGCTAGGCCCCCTTTACGGCCAAGCGAATTTCAAACATCAAATATATTCATTCGGTTAAAGGCTCTCTTTTTGTTCGCACCACAAAACATTGCTCGATGAATGTCAGCTGATTCACACAATATATGTTGAGCTGCACAACTCATTTCTGTGCTAATGCTACTGCTCTGTTCCTTAGAACGAGCGCTAGACAGTCCAGAAACTAATAAGATTCTCTGGTGGCCTCGGAAACATAGCAAATACAGgagcaaaaacaacatttcctCACTGACTGCAACCCACAATATAGAAAttgtgcttcttcttttttcttttttttctggagagctcagtattgttcattcggtaattttactgatttgacatgtcatcatcattgctctctcttttttttaattattcttattattttttatttttttatttcgtatgtgggtgagtatgtgtatgtgcctgtgcgtgtgtgcgtgcgtgtgagtgtgtattcattagttcacctaaatcctattaaaaaatcccgtaccgttcacctaaaccaaacacttcagaacTCAGCCaaagccgtgaggccgtcaggagacccgaggaaggaccaaagaaaataaattgtgcTTCTTTATGATTATGGGATGCAAGCGTTATAGCCCTTGAGCCGAGTACCATTATTTATGATTTTGTCTCTTCTGTTTCGTTTTTTCAGAGACCCAAACCAACCCGTCCCACAGGATACAAAGTTCATTCACACAAAGCCCAACAGGTTCGAGGAAGTAGCCTGGACAAAATATAACCCCAAAGACCAGCTCTACCTTCATATCGGTCTCAAACCTCGAGTCCGAGACCACTACCGCGCCACCAAGGTGGCCTTCTGGCTGGAGCTGGTGCCGCATCTTCACAACATTAATGAATTCTTCCAGTACGTGTCGACCACAACCAAAATACCGCCGCAAGACACCACGCCGTACCCTTACACCAAACGTTTCCCCGGCAAAAACAATTGGCCCTCTACCACTCGCTATCCAGGGCTACCGTCCGGCAACACCAAGCACACCACGGACCAGCGCAAAAGCGACGACTTCATCGACGAGTCCACCGTGCTGATCGAGACCAAACGGGACTACTCCACCGAGCTGAGCGTCACCATCGCCGTCGGCgcctccctcctcttcctcaacaTCCTGGCCTTCGCGGCGCTCTACTACAAAAAAGACAAGCGCCGCGCCGATTCCACCCGCCACGTCCCCACCCCGCAGCGCAACTCCACTCCGGTCAACGCGCCGTCCGCCGCCAACGACGTGGCCCACCTGCAGAGCGAGGAGCTGATGACGCTGCAGATGAAGCAGCAGCAACTGGAGCACGATCACCAGCGCGAGGTCATGCAAGTCCACGACACGCTGCGCCTGGCCTGCCCGCCCGACTACACCCTCACGTTGCGCCGCTCGCCCGACGACATACCGCTGATGGCACCCAGCACCATCACCATGATCCCCAACTCACTGGCTGGCATGCAGCCTCTGCACAACTTCAATACTTTTACGGGCAGCCAGAACAGTTCCAACCTGCCGCATGGCCACTCCACCACACGAGTATAGCTCTGTCGGGATCACAGCGGACCGGATTCCCCTTGAGAGCTGGAACTGATTTGACAAATAAGGCAAATGGAAGCGAGGGACGATGTGAAGCACAGACTCCAAAATTTCAGATAGAAGTTATTTTGCTACGCTGCCTTCTTGACAAAGCATATATAGGAAAAATTGATGTCTTTTTaacaaagaaaatatgaattgtGAATGTCACTATAGTAATACATTTTTGGAGCTAAGCTTCATGGAGCTTCATCGACTGAAAGACAAAGACAGTGAATGGCTGCGTTGCTGTCTAtcttataatgaaaaaaaagaagctaactaAAGCACTGCAACAACAGACATACAAAGAGAGCCTCGGGATTCTCATTTTATTGGTTATAAATGTTTCAGACAGAAAAGTATTGACATCAAAAGAAAACtacatgacatttaaaaaaaaaaaagagagaggaaaaTACACTAAGAAGTGTCCTATTGGTATTTTTAGTTTGGCTGTTTTGAGCTTTCTGTTGAagtgtaaatactgtatatgtaaacaCATTATTGTTTCCCCTTAATTCAATATTTTCTTCTACAcagccaaaaaataaataaaaattcagccTTCGAGAGTTGTGCATTTTGGGCCTCCAGGCTATggttgtaaatattgttttattgttttgtgggATTTCTTTCTGCCGACGCAGGATGCCTGCAAATAACTTTCATCTCAGTTCCAGACTTCTAAGAATGAGGACTACCGGTAATCTGATCTGCTGTtcggtgttttttttgtttttttgtttttttaaattgtatttatattatttatttctgtctGAATCGACAATGTGGCAAGAAACATAAGattacttctttctttttttcccctttttttttgcagtaccaATATTAGTTGTAAAGGAATAAATGTTGCAATATATGTTACATAGTTCAAATTTGACTCATATGCTAGCAATATGTAAAGTATTGTGTGAGGCTTGTGATATATTTTGGGTTACAAAGCAAGTGAATGAATGTAAATAGtattctatttattattatgaaatgaaaacagaagAACTCATTAcgattcattttgttttgcatctATTATGCTTCAACTGGGAAGACAGGACGTCTGCTAAAtctatttaagaaaaaaaaacatgtgaaggtaaagacatttaaaaattgtTACTTTCTTATACGGTATTTGTTTGCTATTTTGccttaagtgatgatagagatACTATTTCTGGCTGGACACATGTATAAAGTTTTTCTGCAAtggtttttaataaaatatcaaaGTATTTTCTATAAGGAGAGCTGGAGGAAAGAAATCAAAGgctcaaattaattttgttaaCTTCATACTTTCAGGGAGTCACCTTTTTACCACAAATTAATACAGATGGTAGGTCTAACAGCACCACTACTTTTGCAGCCCGCTTAAAAAAAAGCCCCCTGTTTTGGTGGGATGCCTGTTAAGTGTCCACACAAGTACGCTTTGCATTACCAAGAGAGTCTTGATTGTATTTTCATGTGTGGAGATCACCAAGCTGGCGAATTACACTctccaactagaaaaattcccgcggaaattttgaatgggactgctgactcttgtaaatgagctgaacagtttaaaatttaaacgactggaatcggtcaagaaatgtggaagttcgccataatcaacatcaaataaaagtatctcactatccctgaaaatgtattttaaaaaatgtaaatgagctgaacagtttaaaatttaaacgactggaatcggtcaagaaatgtggaagttaaccataatcaacataaactaaaagtatcttactgtccctttaagaaaaatgcactttcacgcacacacatttgacttggagacgtcacgcacccacattccattgatattgtatgtgagaagcacacctcgaacaaaagcctctcacgacttaacggttcaagatacagattcaagaaatggcttgttagaacggcaagggtttggggaacacgagcacgttctcatttttttaatcggatgaagtGTGCAGACATGTGTACGTGATACATGCAGCAAACACACCGACATTAGTGAGTGTGACAGACTTGTTGATGAGTTCCACAGAACGTGCTGATGAACAGAAGCGAACGCTGGTGATGCTGTTGGCTAATGTTAATGCATGCAATGACAGCTCGTATATATATCACTGGCGTTGGGCCAAAAACTCATGAATCACAATTTGATAAAtttcacattgaaaaaaaatatatctaagcCATTGattagtgttatttttacaaataattgaccgatcaaaagtgtttaaaacagccttctctctttgatgatgcaatgataatggttgaacaaatggGAGTCACCTGAAAAGTGACTATGGAAGTACAAGGTTTCAGCCAGATGCCAGCgaatactgtacacacacacacacacacacacacattggttCCAGctctccaaaataaaaataaaataaaaaaactcaactCGCTTTATTTaaagagcactttaaaaacaaccatatctgcatacaaagtgctgctCATAAACTAAACACCAGGCATATAAAACCAAGTAAAGTTAtaacaatacattaaaaaagagcatattttatcaaaacataaaagagaaagagaaattgGGTTTACAAAATATagtgtctgtgtgtatgtgtgcctATAAGAGTTGTCTTGTACTCCATgtcttaaccccccccccttttttttaaacttcactcGAGCGACAGTGTCTCTAAAACTTGATTGTACCTCAGATTTTGGCTCGcaagacaaagcaaaaaaaagaagaagaaaaaagcaacaGCTCACAAACCAAAAACCCGTAAGATGGGgtacttgtaagtcaaggcaccTTTGCATTTAGTtgcaaactaccatgttggctaatacttgctctagtgactgaggcatgacaataTACCTGAATCTCTCCTCGAAAGTGTCCACAcaatttgctgctagaatttgtctatgtacgacgcccgtttcaaaatgtatgaaattgaaattttttattttgagttgtacaaaacaaataactgaactcatctcagctcacaatgtgctattctcttctcaaacagtacacaacccctggagaagaaaattgcaatgtgacaacttacccatgatACAAcaagccccggtctcccctacttATTTATTGTCCACGGTCAAAGAAAAACCTGCTTAATGGAAGTGTTCGGCTGGAGTATGGGAGCTGCAgcagcactttttttgtgtgtgtgtgtgcgcgtgcgtgtgtgtgtgtgtgtgtgcgtgtgcgtgtgtgtgtgtgtgcgtgtgtgtgtgtgtgtgtgtgtgcgtgtgttcattAAGCTGAAAATGGTGCTCAATCACTCAACAACGGTCCCAGACCTGTCGTTCAAGCACCCCTCCCTTCTTCGCTTCCTTTAACTCCCAAAACAggcatcataaaacctttattaactgaacaagtcattttaaagtaacattcaatatatagatttaaaagaaaacaccCAGCCTTGAGCTGAATTGCATGAAGAAGGTGTAATATGAAGAGGGTTTTCACTATGACTTAGGAACAATGATGAAGGAACGGAATTATAGCTACTACTTTTTCGTGAATGAAAATAACcccatgtgtttttatttaaagcaCTAGCTGCTAAAAtactgtcgtttttttttctttgtcttgcgAATTTTGACATTAgtgttattttgtgtgtgtagccAATCAAAAGCAGATTGTCTCTCCGATGAGTGGACAGATGTGAGACTTTAATTTGGCCTGATGCTCTTTTCCCCATAATACTCACAAAAGAGAACAAATACACATCATGTTGCGACACAATCTGCAGATCCTCTACAGTCCACGTATGCGGACATGATGGCCGTTATAGCTTGTAGGACTTGTGGGTCACTGCCAGATATTATTTCatcttgctgctgctgctgctgctgctgctgctgcattgccaaatgaaaaaaatgatgcaagttGATGAATGTTGGCTGGCTAGCAGCAGGGCAGCGAGCAGCATTTTCATTTGCCGGACGCGGGAGGCAACAAATTGGGTTTCCCTCTCCAAATGTAAAGGCCTCTGCCTCATACCTTGAAATCTAATCATGATCTTCTTTCTTTCAGACAGTAGTGCTCGTATTATTTAGTCTTAATTGCCTTCACAATAGACCCACAGTTGGGTTTTAATCTTTGCTTCCACCAAAACTCGCACCTCAGAATCAATGGTATGGTGTCGGTctgttaaattaaatattagtGGAAAGTAAAGTAAAAGTGATGAATAGTAAATCTGGTttatacaaatttttatttggaTAGCAATGGATTACCTGAATAGAAAaacacaatgttgttgttttctgcATGAAAAGAGATCACTTTATTTCATACATAGCTACATCAAATAACAAGTTCAATTCTTACATATTGTGCTACAAAAATGAAATCCAAATGAACTAGATTCATTATTTGAACTGGCTTGACTCCCAGTCAGCATTTTGTTGTTGACTTGgtcgttgttgttgtaattatcatcaaacatgaattatttttttttgtgtgcccaGCATCAGAACCTGCTTACCCGTAATTATGGCAATTGGTTCTTGTTAGCGCTGTATCCTCTGGCAGTTTGTTGCACGAGGACCCCAAGGGAGACGGTTGACCCTGTGTGCTGTGACCCTAGTTTCCTCCTCCCATCAACGGGACTTGAGTAGTCATTGACGTGTCCATACTTGTAGCGGTAAGAACACACTCTGCTGCCCTTTGATATTTTGCTTTGTTAAGAAACCCCATGAGTCTTTGTCCCACACATTCCGGGAAATACTGTTTTCTGAGTAGGCATGAATTCATCTATCAGCACCACAGGAGAAGAAAGCAAAGTGACTTTTTGTTCATTGAGACAAAGTATGGTTCTGCCTGGGATACACTTACTCAAACAGAATTAATTCCTGCAGTGAGGGTAAATGAGAGATTTCTGCTGCTGTGCagcatttgttgttgtgtgcaATTTTTATTCCAAgagaaacagaaatatttgtCTTACAACCTTCCCAGTGATTAAGGAGAAGAAAGGAGTG
This window harbors:
- the nlgn4xa gene encoding neuroligin 4 X-linked a, with amino-acid sequence MSAGRSLSWMCSTMAFLLLWMGFMSICALAIQSPQYPVVTTNYGKLRGVKVTLPNEILGPVEQYLGIPYALAPTGERRFQAPEPPMSWPGIRNATQFAPVCPQFLEDRFLHNDMLPVWFTANLDTLVTYVQEQSEDCLYLNVYVPTEDDIHDENGLKPVMVYIHGGSFMEGTGNMIDGSILASYGNVIVITINYRLGVLGFLSTGDQAAKGNYGLLDQIQALRWIKENIQAFKGDPKRVTIFGSGAGASCVSLLTLSHYSEDMFQKAIIQSGTALSSWAVNYQPAKYTRVLAEKVGCNMLDTIDLVECLQNKNYKELIEQYVTPAKYHIAFGPVIDGDVIPDDPQILMEQGEFLNYDIMLGVNQGEGFKFVDGIVDSEDGVSANDFDFAVSDFVDHLYGYPEGKDTLRETIKFMYTDWADKENPENRRKTLVALFTDHQWVAPAVATADLHAQYGSPTYFYAFYHHCQSDMKPSWADSAHGDEVPYVFGIPMIGPTDLFNCNFSKNDVMLSAVVMTYWTNFAKTGDPNQPVPQDTKFIHTKPNRFEEVAWTKYNPKDQLYLHIGLKPRVRDHYRATKVAFWLELVPHLHNINEFFQYVSTTTKIPPQDTTPYPYTKRFPGKNNWPSTTRYPGLPSGNTKHTTDQRKSDDFIDESTVLIETKRDYSTELSVTIAVGASLLFLNILAFAALYYKKDKRRADSTRHVPTPQRNSTPVNAPSAANDVAHLQSEELMTLQMKQQQLEHDHQREVMQVHDTLRLACPPDYTLTLRRSPDDIPLMAPSTITMIPNSLAGMQPLHNFNTFTGSQNSSNLPHGHSTTRV